A single window of Leptolyngbya ohadii IS1 DNA harbors:
- a CDS encoding ABC transporter permease — MNGKIVQGTTTPRTQPKPWLLGIWTTLVFAFLYLPIAVLVLMSFNRSRILSLPFKGFTLNWYQMALKDMALQVALVNSLKVAAVATILATGLGLLAAFAVYRYQFFGKNAFRIALNLPILLPGIVTGVAMLAYLSDLGFELSLITVILGHAVFGLPVAFGPIVTRLGQFPRSLEEAAYDLGALPGRVFRDILFPYIRSAVVAGALLAFTLSFDEVIVTIFLTGRDNTLPMEIWGRLRTDITPEIAAIATLILLGSGVLVLLSQRVAPAD; from the coding sequence ATGAATGGAAAAATTGTGCAGGGTACGACAACCCCTCGAACTCAGCCCAAACCCTGGCTTCTGGGCATCTGGACGACGCTGGTGTTTGCTTTCTTGTATCTGCCGATCGCCGTTCTGGTGCTGATGAGCTTTAACCGATCGCGCATTCTGTCCCTGCCGTTCAAGGGCTTTACGCTGAACTGGTATCAGATGGCACTGAAGGATATGGCGCTGCAAGTTGCGCTAGTTAATTCGCTGAAGGTGGCGGCGGTTGCGACAATTTTGGCAACGGGGCTGGGACTGCTGGCAGCGTTTGCGGTGTATCGCTATCAGTTCTTTGGCAAGAATGCTTTTCGGATTGCGCTCAATTTGCCCATTTTGCTGCCCGGAATTGTGACAGGCGTGGCGATGCTGGCGTATCTGTCTGACCTGGGCTTTGAACTATCTCTAATTACGGTGATTTTGGGTCACGCCGTCTTTGGGCTACCTGTCGCCTTTGGTCCGATCGTCACCCGATTGGGTCAGTTTCCGCGCAGCCTGGAGGAAGCCGCCTACGACCTGGGAGCCTTGCCGGGGCGCGTGTTTCGCGACATCCTGTTTCCCTATATCCGCAGTGCGGTCGTCGCGGGGGCATTGCTGGCGTTTACGCTGTCCTTCGATGAGGTAATCGTCACCATCTTTTTGACGGGGCGGGACAATACGCTGCCAATGGAAATCTGGGGCAGACTGCGAACCGACATTACGCCCGAAATTGCCGCGATCGCCACGCTGATTTTGCTGGGGAGCGGAGTATTAGTCCTACTGAGTCAAAGAGTCGCTCCGGCAGACTGA
- a CDS encoding RidA family protein produces the protein MNDNENRSPMSRQLISSGSSFEREVGYSRAVVDGDWVFVSGTTGFNYQTMTISEDVVEQAEQCFQNIIAALSEAGCTLRDVVRVRYILPDRNDFQPCWGVFRHYFEDVRPASTMFVAGLADPRMKIEIEVTARKS, from the coding sequence ATGAATGATAACGAGAATCGATCGCCTATGAGCCGTCAGTTAATCTCTTCCGGATCGTCCTTTGAACGGGAAGTGGGCTACTCTAGAGCCGTTGTGGATGGCGACTGGGTATTTGTCTCCGGTACGACAGGATTTAACTATCAGACCATGACCATCTCAGAGGATGTCGTTGAGCAGGCAGAGCAGTGTTTTCAAAACATTATTGCCGCCCTGAGCGAGGCGGGATGTACGCTCAGAGATGTCGTGCGGGTGCGGTACATTTTGCCCGATCGTAATGACTTTCAGCCCTGTTGGGGTGTCTTTCGGCACTACTTTGAGGATGTCCGTCCGGCTTCTACCATGTTTGTCGCAGGACTGGCTGATCCACGAATGAAGATCGAGATTGAAGTCACCGCCCGCAAATCCTGA
- a CDS encoding ABC transporter ATP-binding protein, translating into MQSQSVVYLESVSKIYPSAKGEVYAVRDVTIDVQPGEFYSLLGSSGSGKTTTLRMIGGFEIPEYGQVYIGGEAVTTLPPYRRNVHTVFQNYALFPHMTVAENIAYPLTIAKVPRSEIEPQVKESLRMFQIQDFGDRKPSQLSGGQQQRVALARALISRPKVLLLDEPLSALDAKIREEVRQELRELQRQLNLTFIYVTHDQEEALALSDRIAVMHKGKVEQIGTPKEIYNRPASLFVSQFIGKANFLTGTVQQVIDGRAIVSVNNQPIKAVLSDRIPIQPNQTVTLMIRPERIRLNQNTIADNQVKGTIESITYIGQSLQIHAKTDLGMLVVTELYDGGDRSDQNLTLFWNAEDCIVIETKE; encoded by the coding sequence ATGCAGTCGCAAAGCGTTGTTTATCTGGAGTCGGTCAGCAAGATCTATCCCTCTGCCAAAGGCGAAGTCTATGCCGTGCGCGATGTGACGATCGACGTTCAGCCGGGGGAATTCTATTCGCTTCTGGGATCGAGCGGTTCCGGGAAAACGACGACGCTGCGGATGATTGGAGGCTTTGAGATCCCCGAATACGGGCAGGTCTACATTGGCGGCGAAGCGGTAACGACCCTGCCTCCTTATCGGCGGAATGTGCATACGGTATTCCAGAACTACGCCCTATTTCCCCACATGACGGTTGCAGAAAATATCGCCTATCCGCTGACGATCGCAAAAGTACCCCGATCGGAGATCGAACCCCAGGTGAAGGAATCTCTGCGAATGTTCCAGATTCAGGACTTTGGCGATCGCAAACCGTCTCAGCTTTCGGGGGGGCAGCAGCAGCGGGTAGCACTGGCGCGGGCACTTATCAGTCGTCCCAAAGTGCTGTTACTGGATGAGCCGTTGTCTGCCCTGGATGCCAAAATTCGCGAGGAGGTACGGCAGGAATTGCGCGAACTTCAGCGGCAGCTCAACCTCACCTTTATCTACGTCACCCACGATCAGGAAGAGGCTCTGGCACTGTCCGATCGCATTGCGGTGATGCATAAGGGCAAAGTCGAGCAGATTGGCACACCGAAGGAAATCTATAACCGTCCGGCTTCCCTGTTTGTATCACAGTTTATTGGCAAGGCGAATTTCCTCACGGGTACCGTCCAGCAGGTGATAGACGGCAGGGCGATCGTTTCAGTAAACAACCAGCCCATCAAAGCCGTTCTATCCGATCGCATCCCCATTCAGCCCAACCAAACAGTAACATTGATGATTCGTCCAGAGCGTATCCGGTTGAATCAGAACACGATCGCGGACAATCAGGTAAAAGGAACGATTGAATCTATTACATATATCGGTCAATCTTTGCAGATACACGCGAAGACTGACTTAGGAATGCTAGTGGTGACAGAACTGTACGACGGAGGCGATCGATCGGATCAGAATTTGACACTTTTCTGGAATGCGGAGGATTGTATTGTGATTGAAACTAAGGAATGA
- the modB gene encoding molybdate ABC transporter permease subunit, translating to MAPLILPPTVVGFLLLLLFGRNGPLGQLLGGFDFSIVFTWYAAVITATVVAFPLMYKTALGAFEQVDSSLLHVAQTLGASRARIFWRILLPLSVPGILAGTTLAFARALGEFGATLMLAGNIPGQTQTIPMAIYFAVEAGAMEEAWLWVIVIMTISLSGIIAVNLWQKQYERRIQGNTFGVVEANEPVNGRNYSIEDTFAVSLVHSPLLGSGEGLQVDIQKQLPNFTLNTAFAAKEETLGLLGGSGSGKSMTLRCIAGVETPTEGRIVLNDQTLFDSDQRINLPPHRRKVSLVFQNYALFPHMTVAQNIAFGLQHLPKAIRSQRVKQQLALVQLQELGAPEGTSFAVRYPHQLSGGQQQRVALARALATEPEALLLDEPFSALDTYLRSQLERQLVETLSTYSGVTLFVTHNLEEAYRVCEKLMVMSGGKVIAYDSKHRIFEHPGTVRVAQLTGCKNFSRAAVKGSDSIEAIDWGVTLQTVEAIPDALSDVGIRAHQIRLAPNLNPGKTNTFPCWLTSTSETPHRMTLFLKLNAAPHDLQDYHVQAEVFKEAWEAIKDYPFPWYVQLDPLRLILMVN from the coding sequence GTGGCACCGTTGATTCTGCCGCCTACGGTGGTTGGCTTTTTGCTGCTGCTGCTGTTTGGGCGGAATGGTCCGTTGGGGCAACTCCTGGGAGGGTTCGATTTTTCGATCGTCTTTACCTGGTACGCTGCGGTGATCACGGCGACTGTGGTGGCATTCCCGCTGATGTACAAGACGGCATTAGGGGCATTTGAGCAGGTGGATAGTAGTTTGCTGCATGTGGCTCAGACGCTAGGAGCATCAAGGGCACGTATCTTTTGGCGAATTCTGCTGCCGCTATCGGTTCCGGGGATTCTGGCGGGAACAACGCTGGCATTTGCACGTGCCCTGGGGGAATTTGGTGCAACGCTAATGCTGGCAGGCAACATTCCCGGTCAAACGCAAACCATCCCAATGGCAATTTACTTTGCGGTGGAAGCGGGCGCAATGGAGGAAGCGTGGCTGTGGGTGATTGTGATTATGACAATTTCCCTATCGGGTATCATTGCGGTGAATTTATGGCAGAAGCAATACGAGCGTAGAATTCAGGGGAATACTTTTGGAGTCGTGGAAGCCAACGAACCCGTGAACGGCAGGAACTATAGCATTGAGGATACTTTTGCGGTGTCGCTGGTGCATTCGCCGCTGCTCGGTTCAGGGGAGGGCTTGCAGGTTGATATTCAAAAACAGCTGCCAAACTTTACCTTAAATACGGCATTTGCTGCGAAGGAAGAAACCCTGGGTCTGCTGGGCGGCTCTGGTTCAGGCAAGAGCATGACGCTCCGCTGTATTGCGGGGGTGGAAACGCCAACCGAGGGACGAATTGTTTTGAATGATCAAACTCTGTTTGATTCAGATCAGCGGATCAATCTGCCTCCCCATCGACGCAAGGTAAGCCTGGTGTTTCAAAACTATGCCCTGTTCCCCCACATGACCGTCGCCCAAAATATTGCCTTTGGGTTGCAGCACTTACCGAAAGCCATTCGATCGCAGCGAGTCAAACAGCAGCTTGCCCTGGTACAGCTTCAGGAATTGGGCGCTCCCGAAGGAACTAGCTTTGCTGTACGATATCCCCATCAGCTATCGGGGGGACAACAGCAGCGGGTGGCACTGGCGCGGGCACTGGCAACGGAACCGGAGGCGCTATTGCTGGACGAGCCGTTTTCTGCTCTGGATACCTATCTGCGAAGCCAGCTTGAGCGGCAGCTCGTTGAAACCCTATCGACCTATTCCGGCGTGACGCTGTTTGTTACGCATAACTTGGAGGAAGCCTATCGGGTCTGTGAAAAGCTGATGGTGATGTCGGGGGGAAAGGTGATTGCCTATGATTCAAAGCACCGGATTTTTGAGCATCCCGGAACGGTACGGGTGGCACAGCTCACCGGATGCAAAAATTTCTCCCGTGCCGCTGTAAAGGGTTCGGATTCTATTGAGGCGATCGACTGGGGCGTAACGCTGCAAACGGTGGAAGCCATTCCTGACGCTCTTTCGGATGTTGGCATTCGTGCCCATCAAATCCGCCTCGCGCCAAATCTCAATCCGGGCAAAACAAATACGTTTCCCTGCTGGCTCACCTCGACAAGCGAAACTCCCCACCGGATGACGCTTTTCCTGAAGCTGAATGCCGCACCCCATGACTTGCAGGACTACCATGTGCAAGCGGAAGTTTTCAAGGAAGCGTGGGAGGCAATCAAGGATTACCCCTTTCCCTGGTACGTCCAGCTTGATCCGCTGCGCCTGATTTTGATGGTGAATTAA
- the modA gene encoding molybdate ABC transporter substrate-binding protein, protein MRRRQILGFFGGLLAALMLAIGIRAILPAPTQAQSATLLIAAAASLQDVLEELDPLFERSNSGITVNYNFAASGPLQQQIEQGAPVDVFISAASRQMDALQQKNLIVANTRRNLLTNDLVLVVPSNSTLGLTSFRQLTNASVRRVSVGEPRSVPVGTYAEELFRNLGILEQLRPKLVYGNSVRNVLGTVESGNADAGIVYKTDARITNRVRQVATAPSNLHSPIVYPIAVISSSRNQQAARTYAQFLSSSQAQAVFRRYGFGIAG, encoded by the coding sequence ATGAGACGAAGACAAATTCTTGGATTTTTCGGCGGATTACTGGCAGCGCTCATGTTAGCGATCGGTATCAGAGCCATTCTGCCTGCACCAACCCAAGCCCAATCCGCAACGCTCTTAATTGCTGCCGCCGCGAGTTTACAGGATGTTCTCGAAGAACTTGATCCCCTTTTTGAGCGATCGAATTCGGGGATTACCGTCAACTATAACTTTGCTGCGTCTGGACCCCTTCAGCAGCAGATCGAACAGGGCGCACCCGTTGATGTCTTTATCTCTGCCGCCAGCCGTCAGATGGATGCTTTGCAGCAGAAAAATTTGATTGTCGCCAATACTCGCCGCAACCTCCTGACCAACGATCTCGTGCTGGTGGTGCCGAGCAATTCCACCCTGGGGCTAACAAGCTTCCGTCAACTCACCAATGCCAGCGTCCGCAGAGTTTCTGTAGGAGAGCCGCGCAGCGTCCCCGTTGGCACCTATGCCGAAGAATTGTTCAGGAATCTGGGCATCCTGGAGCAGCTTCGTCCCAAATTGGTCTATGGCAACTCCGTTCGCAACGTATTAGGAACCGTGGAAAGCGGCAACGCAGACGCCGGGATAGTCTACAAAACCGACGCCAGAATCACAAATCGAGTCAGGCAGGTCGCAACCGCCCCCAGCAATCTCCATTCCCCGATCGTCTACCCGATCGCCGTCATTTCATCCAGTCGCAATCAGCAAGCCGCCCGAACCTATGCCCAATTTCTGAGCAGCAGTCAGGCGCAGGCAGTGTTTAGGCGCTATGGCTTTGGGATTGCCGGGTAG
- a CDS encoding polysaccharide deacetylase family protein, producing MIEAIAITVISLGLTTFGLNKLAKTSKFQLIGDFATHVPTQEKVVALTYDDGPNPPYTEKLLEVFDRHQVKATFFVVGKEAEQYPNTIKAMIAQGHELGNHSYSHAALIWKRPKFVWSEIQKTDRLLRNLGVTQPIQFRSPFGFKLFVLPYLLSKLGKTNILWNVDPRDFEATDAQPIVDHVLANVKPGSIILLHDGGRECSPTIAATEKLIQALHAQGYTFKTVSELLQLAPDRAMTAEMVR from the coding sequence ATGATCGAAGCGATCGCCATCACAGTAATAAGTTTGGGTCTCACCACGTTCGGACTCAACAAGCTGGCAAAAACGTCGAAGTTTCAGCTTATTGGAGACTTTGCAACCCACGTTCCTACCCAGGAGAAAGTCGTTGCCCTAACCTATGATGATGGTCCCAATCCACCCTACACAGAAAAATTGCTAGAGGTTTTCGATCGGCATCAGGTGAAAGCCACTTTTTTTGTTGTGGGCAAGGAAGCCGAACAGTATCCCAACACCATCAAAGCGATGATTGCTCAGGGACACGAGTTGGGCAACCATTCCTATTCCCACGCTGCTCTGATTTGGAAACGTCCTAAATTTGTCTGGTCAGAAATTCAAAAAACGGATCGGCTATTGCGAAATCTCGGCGTCACCCAGCCAATTCAGTTTCGATCGCCCTTTGGCTTCAAGCTATTTGTGCTGCCCTATCTGTTGTCCAAACTGGGCAAAACCAATATTCTCTGGAATGTCGATCCGCGAGACTTCGAGGCAACGGATGCACAGCCGATCGTGGATCACGTTCTTGCCAACGTCAAACCCGGATCGATTATTTTGCTGCACGATGGCGGCAGGGAATGTTCACCGACGATCGCCGCTACAGAGAAGCTGATTCAGGCGCTCCACGCGCAGGGATACACTTTTAAGACAGTCTCGGAGTTGCTTCAGCTTGCGCCCGATCGGGCGATGACAGCGGAGATGGTTCGATAG
- the modA gene encoding molybdate ABC transporter substrate-binding protein: MAHYAEGSQLFRNLGILEQLRPKLVYGNSVRNVLGTVESGNADAGIVYKTDARITNRVRQVATAPSNLHSPIVYPIAVISSSRNQQAARTYAQFLSSSQAQAVFRRYGFGIAG; encoded by the coding sequence TTGGCACACTATGCCGAAGGCAGCCAATTGTTCAGGAATCTGGGCATCCTGGAGCAGCTTCGTCCCAAATTGGTCTATGGCAACTCCGTTCGCAACGTATTAGGAACCGTGGAAAGCGGCAACGCAGACGCCGGGATAGTCTACAAAACCGACGCCAGAATCACAAATCGAGTCAGGCAGGTCGCAACCGCCCCCAGCAATCTCCATTCCCCGATCGTCTACCCGATCGCCGTCATTTCATCCAGTCGCAATCAGCAAGCCGCCCGAACCTATGCCCAATTTCTGAGCAGCAGTCAGGCGCAGGCAGTGTTTAGGCGCTATGGCTTTGGGATTGCCGGGTAG
- a CDS encoding ABC transporter permease: MTAISSDRSPRPLQSAPARQTGLYATLLPPLLWMSLLYFIPLVLLLIYSVWKLESFEIVKTLSLKNFQTIASNAAYRTVILRTVFTALGVTLVDAIVALPMGYFIAKHGGRYRGLLTMLVILPLWSSYLVRVFAWKIILGYNGILNTALLSLGILREPSSLFLYNQFSTVLTFSQVWLPFMILPVITAFERLPDSLLEASADLNAPPWTTFRRVILPLVTPGILAGSINVFSLTMGDFITPSLVGSPNGIMLGNIIASQFGVAYNWPLGAAFALVVMVIVFSGLTIALRKGATL, encoded by the coding sequence GTGACCGCCATCTCCTCCGATCGATCGCCTCGCCCGCTCCAATCCGCTCCTGCAAGGCAAACCGGACTTTATGCCACCCTGCTGCCGCCGCTGCTGTGGATGTCGCTGCTGTACTTTATTCCGCTGGTGCTGCTGCTGATCTATAGCGTCTGGAAGCTGGAATCGTTTGAGATCGTCAAGACTCTGAGCCTCAAGAATTTTCAGACGATCGCTTCTAATGCTGCCTACCGCACGGTGATTCTGCGAACGGTCTTCACGGCTCTGGGTGTGACACTGGTTGATGCGATCGTGGCGCTGCCGATGGGTTACTTTATCGCGAAGCATGGGGGACGCTACCGGGGACTGCTGACCATGCTGGTGATTTTACCGCTGTGGTCGAGCTATCTGGTGCGGGTATTCGCCTGGAAGATCATCCTGGGCTACAACGGCATTCTGAATACGGCTTTGCTGTCGTTGGGCATTCTGCGGGAGCCGAGTTCGCTGTTTCTCTACAACCAGTTTTCCACAGTGCTGACCTTTTCCCAGGTGTGGCTGCCGTTTATGATTCTGCCTGTAATTACTGCCTTTGAGCGACTGCCGGACTCGCTGCTGGAAGCCTCCGCGGATTTGAATGCGCCGCCCTGGACGACTTTTCGACGAGTCATTTTGCCGCTGGTGACGCCCGGAATTCTTGCCGGATCAATCAATGTGTTTTCGCTGACGATGGGCGATTTTATTACGCCGAGTCTGGTGGGCAGTCCGAACGGGATTATGCTGGGCAACATTATTGCCTCTCAGTTTGGTGTGGCGTATAACTGGCCCCTTGGCGCGGCATTTGCCCTGGTGGTGATGGTGATTGTGTTTAGTGGATTGACGATCGCCCTCCGCAAAGGAGCAACGCTATGA